The window ACTGTATCAAAAGTCGTCTACGCTATGGGTACTTTTTTTATTCTCACGAATATCAACTTTCAGACAGATTATAGGTAGTCACTCTCATGTCTAAGCTGGTTCTAGTTCTTAACTGCGGTAGTTCATCTCTTAAATTCGCTATTGTTGACGCTGTTTCAGGTGAAGAGCACCTAACAGGTCTTGCAGAATGTCTGCACCTTCCAGAAGCTCGTATCAAGTGGAAACTTGATGGCAAGCACGAAGCTCAACTTGGCGATGGTGCTGCTCACGAAGAAGCGCTAGCATTCATGGTAGAAAGCATCATTGCTTCTAAGCCAGAATTTGCCGCTAACCTAGCAGCTATCGGTCACCGTGTAGTTCACGGTGGTGAGAAGTTCACTCAATCTGTTCTTATCGACGAAACAGTAGTTAAGGGTATCGAAGATTGTTCTGCACTAGCACCTCTTCATAACCCTGCTCACATCATCGGTATTAAAGCGGCACAGAAAGCATTCCCAGCACTTAAAAACGTTGCTGTATTCGATACTGCTTTCCACCAGACTATGCCTGAAGAAGCGTACCTATACGCACTTCCGTACAACCTATACACAGACCACGCTATCCGTCGTTACGGCATGCACGGTACTTCTCACCTGTTTATTACACGTGTAACAGCTGAGCTACTAGAAAAGCCAGTTGATGAACTAAACATCATCAACTGTCACCTAGGTAACGGTGCTTCTGTTTGTGCAATCAAGAACGGTAAATCTGTAGATACATCTATGGGTCTTACTCCTCTTGAAGGTCTAGTAATGGGTACGCGTTGTGGTGATATCGATCCTGCGATCATTTTCCACCTACACGATACACTTGGTTACTCTGTTGAAAAAATCAACAACATGCTAACTAAAGAGTCTGGCCTTCAAGGTCTAACTCAAGTGACTTCTGACTGTCGCTTCGTTGAAGACAACTACGGCAAGAAAGAAGAAGCAACTCGTGCAATGGACGTATTCTGTCACCGTCTAGCTAAGTACGTTGCTGGTTACACTGCAACACTAGAAGGTCGTCTAGACGCAATCACTTTCACTGGCGGCATCGGTGAAAACTCAGCTCCTATCCGCGAAATGGTTCTTAACCGTCTTGCTATCCTAGGTGTTGAAGTTGACGTTGAAGCAAACCTTAAAGCACGCTTCGGTAAAGAAGGTGTTATCACGACTGCAAACAGCCGTGTACCTGCAATGGTAGTTTCGACTAACGAAGAACTAGTTATCGCAGAAGATACAGCGCGTCTAGCTGCTATCTAATCTAACGATTTTTATAACGGCTGGCCTAGGCTGGCCGTTTTTTCATGTGTAATACAATTGTTTGTTGTGGCGTTGCTCCATAATTGTTCTAATTTGCAGATCGACCTGCCTTTAGAATCGTTATCGAACAGCGCTGTATTATTCAATAGTTTGAGGAATTCATAGTGTCCCGTACTATTATGCTCATCCCAGTTGGCGCTGGTGTCGGTCTAACAAGCGTAAGCCTCGGTGTTTTACGTGCAATGGAACGCAAAGGCGTTCGTGTTTCTTTCTTTAAGCCTATCGCACAGCCACGTAGTGGTGGTGAGCAACCGGATCTGACTACAACGATCATCCGTGCTAACAGCGATATGGAAATTGCAGAACCATTTACAATGGCACGTGCCGAAGAACTTCTTCGTAACGACCAAAGTGATGTACTGCTAGAAGACATCGTTGCGCGTTTCAAAGCATCAACAGCTCAATCTGAAGTAGCATTAATCGAAGGTCTTGTACCTACACGCAAACACCCATTTGCGAACCAGATTAACTATGAAATCGCTAAAACGCTGGGTGCGGAAATCGTATTCGTTATTGCGCACGGTACTGATAACCCTGCACAACTAAAAGAGCGTATCGAAGTAGCATGTTCTAACTTCGGCGGCATTAAAAACAAGCAAATCTCAGGCGTTATTGTTAATAAACTAAACGCACCTGTAGATGCTGAAGGCCGTACTCGCCCAGACCTATCTGAAATCTTTGACGATATAGACGGCACAACTATTCCGCTAAACGTTGAAGTAATGCAAGTATACAACTCTAGCCCTATTCGTGTACTTGGTTGTGCGCCATGGAGCCCAGAGCTAATTGCAACACGTTCAACAGATATTGCAGCGCACCTTAACGCTCAAATCATCAACGAAGGTGATATTGCGACTCGTCGTATAAAGAGCGTTACTTTCTGTGCACGCTCTATTCCGAACATGGTTGAGCACTTCCGTCCTGGTTCACTACTAGTGACTTCTGCAGACCGTCCTGACGTTATCGTTGCGGCATGTCTTGCAGCAATGAACGGCGTTGAAATCGGTGCACTTCTTCTAACTGGCGGCTATGAGCTACCTAAGCCAGTGATGGATCTTTGTGAGCGTGCATTCGCAACAGGCTTACCTGTGATGACTGCACTGGGTAACACTTGGCAGACATCTCTGAATCTTCAGAGCTTCAGCCTTGAAGTACCAGCAGACGATAAAGAACGTGTAGAATTCGTTAATGAATACATGGCTAGCCACATCGATGGTCAGTGGATTGAATCATTAACTGAAGGTTCTGCTAAAGAGCGTCGTCTAAGCCCACCAGCATTCCGTTATGAATTAACAGAGCTAGCGCGCAAAGCAGCTAAGCGTGTTGTTCTTCCTGAAGGTGACGAACCACGTACCGTTAAAGCTGCAGCTATCTGTGCTGAACGCGGTATTGCTGAGTGTGTTCTTCTTGGTAACCCAGAAGAAATCAAGCGTGTTGCTGAACAGCAAGGCGTTACACTAGGTGCTGGCGTTACAATCATCGATTCTGAATCGGTACGTGAAAACTACGTTAAACGTCTTGTTGAGCTTCGCGGTGCGAAGGGCATGACTGACGTTGTTGCACGTGAAAAACTTAAAGATTCTGTTTTCCTAGGCACAATGATGCTTGAGGCAGGTGAAGTTGATGGTCTTGTTTCTGGTGCGGTTCATACCACAGCAAACACGATTGTTCCTCCATTCCAAATCATCAAAACAGCACCAGATGCTTCTATCGTATCTTCTATCTTCTTCATGCTTCTGCCTGATCAAGTACTGGTATACGGTGACTGTGCAATCAACCCAGATCCAAATGCTGAACAACTTGCTGAAATCGCAATTCAATCTGCTGATTCTGCTAAAGCATTCGGTATCGAACCTCGCGTTGCTATGATTTCATACTCTACTGGTACATCTGGTAAGGGTGCTGATGTTGATAAAGTACGTGAAGCGACACGCATTGCTCAAGAGAAACGTCCTGATCTAATCATCGATGGTCCTCTACAGTACGATGCTGCAATCATGGAAAATGTAGCCGCTTCTAAAGCGCCTAACTCTCCTGTAGCGGGTAAAGCAACAGTATTCGTATTCCCAGACCTAAACACGGGTAACACGACGTACAAAGCGGTACAGCGTTCAGCTGATCTAGTTTCTATCGGCCCTATGCTTCAGGGCATGCGTAAGCCGGTAAATGACCTTTCTCGTGGCGCACTAGTAGACGATATCGTATACACAGTTGCACTGACTGCGATTCAGGCTAAGCAAACTGAGAACGCTACGAAGTAATTACTGATTAGCTAAACAAGCTACACCGAACGCCTCTGCAGTAATGCAGTGGCGTTTTTTTTGCTTCAAAAACGGGTTCACCCGAAAAAGGGACCATACCAAAATACAAGATTAATGGCCTTTCCAGCTCATACGATCGAGCAATATGCTTCCCTAGTACGAGCTTCCCATCATGGAATAAAAGAGGTTTCAATCGCAAATATTGAAACTGATATTTTTGTCTATTTATCTTTCAATTGTAAGATAAGCCGCTAAATCAAGGTGTAGAGCATAACTTGGATTCAAATAGTAAAAAGGAATTTAAAAAGCAAATGAGCAGGATAATTTTATCTAATCGCACTTTTAGTGCCAGCGCGTTTAAAAATGAATGTGGTATTGACATAGAGCTAGCTTCATCTCTTACTTGTGCTAATCCTGAGATGATTCTCGCGAAGAAACCTTATTTATTAAAAGGGGGGAATTCCGCCATTGGGTCGGCTACACTGGCAAAATTATCTAATTCTGCTATTACACAAAACCTCACCAATTTAGCGTTGTCTTTTGGTGGTGACAATCTGATTGCGCTTTCATCTCTTAACGCGCAACTGCAAGAATACAATGTGGGGTTAATGGGTGCGACTACCAGTGTTTACGCCAATAGAATGGATGGTTTTGTTGGCTCAGTTAAAAACTATCAATCAGCCTTAATGGAATACCGACAGG is drawn from Photobacterium profundum SS9 and contains these coding sequences:
- a CDS encoding acetate kinase, which translates into the protein MSKLVLVLNCGSSSLKFAIVDAVSGEEHLTGLAECLHLPEARIKWKLDGKHEAQLGDGAAHEEALAFMVESIIASKPEFAANLAAIGHRVVHGGEKFTQSVLIDETVVKGIEDCSALAPLHNPAHIIGIKAAQKAFPALKNVAVFDTAFHQTMPEEAYLYALPYNLYTDHAIRRYGMHGTSHLFITRVTAELLEKPVDELNIINCHLGNGASVCAIKNGKSVDTSMGLTPLEGLVMGTRCGDIDPAIIFHLHDTLGYSVEKINNMLTKESGLQGLTQVTSDCRFVEDNYGKKEEATRAMDVFCHRLAKYVAGYTATLEGRLDAITFTGGIGENSAPIREMVLNRLAILGVEVDVEANLKARFGKEGVITTANSRVPAMVVSTNEELVIAEDTARLAAI
- the pta gene encoding phosphate acetyltransferase, which gives rise to MLIPVGAGVGLTSVSLGVLRAMERKGVRVSFFKPIAQPRSGGEQPDLTTTIIRANSDMEIAEPFTMARAEELLRNDQSDVLLEDIVARFKASTAQSEVALIEGLVPTRKHPFANQINYEIAKTLGAEIVFVIAHGTDNPAQLKERIEVACSNFGGIKNKQISGVIVNKLNAPVDAEGRTRPDLSEIFDDIDGTTIPLNVEVMQVYNSSPIRVLGCAPWSPELIATRSTDIAAHLNAQIINEGDIATRRIKSVTFCARSIPNMVEHFRPGSLLVTSADRPDVIVAACLAAMNGVEIGALLLTGGYELPKPVMDLCERAFATGLPVMTALGNTWQTSLNLQSFSLEVPADDKERVEFVNEYMASHIDGQWIESLTEGSAKERRLSPPAFRYELTELARKAAKRVVLPEGDEPRTVKAAAICAERGIAECVLLGNPEEIKRVAEQQGVTLGAGVTIIDSESVRENYVKRLVELRGAKGMTDVVAREKLKDSVFLGTMMLEAGEVDGLVSGAVHTTANTIVPPFQIIKTAPDASIVSSIFFMLLPDQVLVYGDCAINPDPNAEQLAEIAIQSADSAKAFGIEPRVAMISYSTGTSGKGADVDKVREATRIAQEKRPDLIIDGPLQYDAAIMENVAASKAPNSPVAGKATVFVFPDLNTGNTTYKAVQRSADLVSIGPMLQGMRKPVNDLSRGALVDDIVYTVALTAIQAKQTENATK